In the Candidatus Methylomirabilis tolerans genome, one interval contains:
- a CDS encoding DUF4160 domain-containing protein, translating to HAPPHFHAVYGDYQITVEIQSGVVHGDFPKRALRHVLEWLDLHHDELLADWSLIQAGRPANKIAPLE from the coding sequence ACATGCGCCGCCGCATTTCCACGCGGTATATGGAGACTACCAGATCACGGTTGAGATACAGAGCGGGGTCGTGCATGGAGATTTTCCAAAACGGGCTTTGCGTCACGTTCTGGAGTGGCTCGATCTACACCATGATGAACTCCTCGCGGACTGGTCATTGATTCAGGCGGGCCGTCCCGCCAACAAGATTGCACCGTTGGAGTAG